One region of Brassica napus cultivar Da-Ae chromosome A10, Da-Ae, whole genome shotgun sequence genomic DNA includes:
- the LOC111206274 gene encoding NEDD8-activating enzyme E1 catalytic subunit-like, translating into MVLMDAPQSKSRDLDKLLLRSGNLVGPGFFPGTDLRDDIREYVRVLVVGAGGLGCELLKDLALSGFRNLDVIDMDRIEVTNLNRQFLFRLEDVGKPKAEVAAKRVMERVSGVEIKPHFSRIEDKELDFYNDFNIIALGLDSIEARRYINGVACGFLEYDEDDNPRSETIKPMVDGGTEGFKGHARVIVPGVTPCFECTIWLFPPQVKFPLCTLAETPRNAAHCIEYAHLIKWHEVHGGKSFDPDEPEHMKWVYDEAIKRAELFGIPGVTYSLTQGVVKNIIPAIASTNAIISAACALETLKIVSGCSKTLANYLTYNGGEGLHTKVTEFESDKECLVCGPGILIELDTSITLQKFIDMLEEHPKLLLSKASVKHGKDSLYMQAPPVLEEMHRPNLSKPLYDLMGRVEKDTVHVFGTALKNEEKQSSLTKLRVVFKEVDGVADMDTATLRVNSKRKTPL; encoded by the exons ATGGTTTTAATGGATGCTCCTCAGAGCAAGTCGAGAGACCTCGACAAGCTTCTTCTCAGATCTGGGAATCTCGTCGGCCCCGGCTTCTTCCCCGGAACCGAT CTGAGAGACGATATACGAGAATATGTGAGAGTATTGGTGGTTGGTGCGGGTGGATTGGGCTGTGAGCTTCTCAAGGACTTGGCTCTTTCTGGATTTCGTAATCTGGATGTGATTGACATGGATCGAATCGAGGTCACCAATCTCAATCGCCAGTTCCTCTTCAG ACTTGAGGATGTAGGAAAGCCTAAGGCAGAGGTAGCAGCAAAGCGTGTGATGGAGAGAGTGAGCGGGGTGGAGATTAAGCCTCATTTTTCGCGTATAGAAGACAAAGAGCTTGACTTTTATAACGATTTTAATATCATTGCTCTTGGTCTTGACTCCATCGAAGCTCGGAGATACATCAATGGTGTAGCTTGTGGCTTTCTTG agtatgatgaggatgatAACCCGAGGAGTGAAACAATCAAGCCGATGGTAGATGGAGGAACCGAAGGTTTCAAGGGTCATGCTAGAGTTATCGTCCCTGGAGTTACACCCTGTTTTGAGTGCACCATTTGGCTTTTCCCACCTCAAGTgaagtttcccttgtgcactcTTGCAGAAACCCCCAGGAATGCAGCTCATTGCATTGAGTATGCTCATCTCATTAAGTGGCATGAG GTTCATGGTGGAAAATCATTTGATCCTGATGAGCCGGAACATATGAAGTGGGTCTATGATGAG GCTATCAAGAGAGCCGAGCTTTTTGGAATTCCGGGTGTCACATACTCTCTCACACAA gGTGTGGTTAAAAACATCATACCGGCGATTGCATCCACCAACGCGATCATATCCGCAGCTTGTGCACTTGAAACCTTGAAGATTGTATCTGGATGTAGCAAAACACTTGCAAATTATCTGAC GTATAATGGTGGAGAGGGTCTCCACACTAAAGTGACTGAATTTGAGAGCGACAAGGAGTGTCTTGTATGTGGTCCGGGAATTCTGATAGAGCTGGACACCTCAATTACTTTGCAAAAG TTCATTGACATGCTTGAAGAACATCCGAAGCTTCTATTGTCGAAAGCAAGTGTCAAACACGGCAAAGACAGCCTCTACATGCAGGCGCCTCCGGTTCTAGAAGAAATGCACAGACCAAACCTAAGCAAGCCGCTCTATGACCTCATGGGAAGAGTCGAGAAGGACACTGTTCATGTATTTGGCACAGCCCTCAAGAACGAAGAGAAACAATCAAGCTTAACGAAGCTAAGGGTTGTTTTCAAAGAAGTTGATGGTGTTGCAGACATGGATACAGCCACTTTGAGAGTGAATTCTAAGAGAAAAACACCCCTTTGA